A window from Apostichopus japonicus isolate 1M-3 chromosome 2, ASM3797524v1, whole genome shotgun sequence encodes these proteins:
- the LOC139973071 gene encoding uncharacterized protein, with protein sequence MGLTPEEANYFVTEVLQVGPVLEKERLSLLDDIIEAFQREIPFQNITACGTAPEKRHLPTWLEIKHDVFAKVGGLCLHLHVFLKELLTALGYDVYYAKATIRAPFDHIGLVAVNVSFVGSKHLVEAAGFPTFQAIPLDFEGFSEIYHRSFLRQKFEMRAGGRLLWYHEARYEALPFSKYEMTDDGFYKFAEYDINTPYTFDPFKPYLEKCFTVEGFSFVLECPKATKFVRRTLVAIKLEFQLSEDEWKGIKRTQIENFDSYVNLFSEIFPEISREVVEVVANKYVFPLA encoded by the coding sequence ATGGGTTTAACACCGGAGGAAGCTAACTATTTCGTGACTGAGGTTCTTCAAGTTGGCCCTGTTTTGGAAAAGGAGAGACTGTCGTTACTTGATGACATCATTGAAGCTTTTCAACGAGAAATAccgtttcaaaacataacagcaTGTGGAACTGCACCAGAGAAGCGCCACCTACCTACGTGGTTGGAAATTAAACACGACGTATTTGCAAAAGTCGGTGGTTTGTGCCTACATCTCCATGTATTCCTGAAAGAGCTGTTAACTGCGCTTGGATATGATGTATATTACGCAAAAGCAACCATCCGAGCACCGTTTGATCACATCGGGCTGGTGGCTGTTAACGTTAGTTTTGTTGGCAGTAAGCATCTAGTCGAAGCCGCGGGCTTTCCAACATTTCAAGCTATTCCATTGGATTTCGAGGGATTCTCTGAAATTTATCACCGAAGTTTCCTTCGCCAGAAGTTTGAGATGCGGGCCGGTGGACGGTTACTGTGGTATCACGAAGCACGGTATGAAGCACTGCCATTTAGCAAGTACGAGATGACTGATGACGGGTTTTATAAATTTGCAGAGTACGATATCAATACACCGTACACATTTGATCCGTTCAAGCCATATTTAGAGAAATGTTTCACCGTTGAGGGCTTTTCGTTCGTTCTCGAGTGTCCAAAAGCGACAAAGTTTGTTCGACGCACACTCGTTGCGATAAAGCTAGAGTTTCAGCTCTCCGAGGACGAATGGAAAGGTATTAAGCGGACCCAAATAGAGAACTTTGATTCATATGTAAATCTTTTCTCCGAAATTTTCCCGGAGATTTCACGAGAAGTGGTAGAGGTGGTAGctaataaatatgtttttcccCTGGCTTAG
- the LOC139954651 gene encoding histone deacetylase 3-like — protein sequence MGSKTIAYFYDLDVGNFHYGPGHPMKPHRLSLTHNLVLNYGLYKKMQIYRPYRATFHDMCRFHSKDYIDFLRRVTPQNIQNFTRCLSHFNVGDDCPVFPGLFDFCSMYTGASLEGAIKLNNNQCDIAINWAGGLHHAKKFEASGFCYVNDIVIGILELLKYHPRVLYIDIDIHHGDGVQEAFYLTDRVMTVSFHKYGNHFFPGTGDMYETGMEAGQYYSINVPLKDGIDDLMYSELFRPILQSVMDFYRPTCIVLQCGADSLGCDRLGCFNLSIKGHGDCVNFIKGFNLPLLVLGGGGYTVRNVARCWTYETALLLGEDISNELPYNDYFEYFKPDFTLHPDTTTRIENLNSKSYIEQVRQQVQDNLKCLTHAPSVQMQDVPPDFIDMDLKEAAEEPDPDSTKNQKELDDRVEAKNEFFDGDKDQDKEESLVEV from the exons ATGGGTAGCAAGACCATCGCGTATTTTTACGACCTGGATGTTGGAAACTTTCATTATg GTCCTGGTCATCCAATGAAACCCCACAGGTTATCACTAACTCACAACTTAGTCCTTAACTATGGGCTGTACAAAAAAATGCAG ATTTACAGACCGTACCGTGCTACCTTCCACGACATGTGCAGGTTTCATTCCAAAGATTATATAGACTTTTTACGCAGAGTAACACCACAGAATATACAGAACTTCACACGATGTCTCAGTCATTTTAACGTCGGCGATGATTGTCCAGTCTTTCCTGGTCTATTTGACTTTTGTTCAATGTATACTGGTGCATCTTTAGAGGGCGCTATCAAACTGAATAATAAT caaTGTGATATAGCAATCAATTGGGCTGGAGGATTACATCATGCCAAGAAATTTGAAGCCTCAGGATTCTGTTATGTGAATGACATTGTTATAGGCATCCTTGAATTACTGAA ATACCATCCACGAGTACTCTACATAGATATCGACATTCACCATGGCGATGGAGTTCAGGAAGCATTCTACCTCACAGATCGAGTGATGACCGTTTCATTCCATAAATATGGCAATCACTTCTTCCCTGGGACCG GTGATATGTATGAAACAGGTATGGAAGCTGGCCAGTATTACTCTATTAACGTACCTCTCAAGGATGGGATAGACGATCTCATGTACTCTGAACTCTTTAGACCAATTCTCCAAAGTGTCATGGACTTTTACAGACCGACATGTATTGTCTTACAG TGTGGAGCAGATTCCTTAGGGTGTGACAGACTTGGATGTTTCAATCTCAGTATTAAAGGTCACGGCGACTGTGTTAATTTCATCAAGGGCTTTAATCTACCTCTCTTAGTGCTCGGTGGCGGGGGATACACGGTCAGGAATGTCGCTAGATGTTG GACGTACGAGACTGCCCTTCTACTCGGAGAAGATATCAGTAACGAGCTGCCTTATAATG attattttgaatattttaagcCAGATTTTACCCTTCATCCAGACACAACTACGAGAATTGAGAACCTTAACAGTAAATCA TATATAGAACAGGTGAGACAACAAGTGCAGGACAACCTCAAGTGCCTTACACACGCCCCTAGCGTTCAGATGCAGGACGTTCCGCCAGATTTCATCGACATGGACCTGAAGGAAGCAGCGGAGGAGCCGGACCCAGATTCTACAAAGAACCAGAAAGAACTAGACGACAG AGTGGAGGCTAAGAATGAATTTTTCGACGGCGATAAAGACCAAGATAAAGAAGAAAGTCTAGTCGAAGTATGA